From one Planococcus citri chromosome 3, ihPlaCitr1.1, whole genome shotgun sequence genomic stretch:
- the LOC135838565 gene encoding BTB/POZ domain-containing protein 17-like has translation MSDRANSTNRMSEPSCSMETEVDSSGENRQKRKNSHQDVEIDNSQQVLKKIATLYAEKLMNDICLVVDGVEFPAHRLILCTSSEVFHVMLMNPQWCESQESRIVLQETPQCSAIFGEFLRYFYTGQIRISQSTIMGILTLADKYNVKDLIALCIEYMYSHIAEAAVHGQIVTWYQYALSLAHYQLSSDKRSRDTEVWKDKPSVISKPITSQWDLLRRACRNFIKWNFELVANTKDFGNFQSDVLSMLLQQNDLVVSSEMALYNYVVKWLDIQYERILDETANETEADKQIMILINLVMSNIRFPMMDSRQLAGLLLSSLVMKYKDFFIEKMAVGVAFHKGERNEKIDELQCSENGKLLFTPRLYTAEQWSSSIVINNFSGLPSYHPRTLVCTSPPTLRENLFEQTCEWVIDLYPKGLCFQKCFLIVWQGTITIPEVVITTVRMSITCREPPAKGSYLVKIGVLVSGITSGVENVVEVAYYIRKFSKNDNTFNINDLLSYQKLNDRFNNLSPKCGDAISEAPYLIGADRDTLKLQVVIIPLCSELSQIDESYNSSYK, from the exons ATGAGTGACCGAGCTAATTCTACGAACCGTATGAGCGAGCCAAGCTGCAGTATGGAGACTGAAGTGGATTCCAGCGGAGAAAATAGACAGAAACGTAAAAATTCTCATCAAGATGTCGAA ATCGATAATTCTCAGCAAGTACTCAAGAAAATAGCCACCTTGTACGCGGAGAAGTTAATGAACGATATTTGCTTAGTAGTAGATGGTGTCGAGTTCCCAGCTCACAGATTAATACTATGCACATCCAGCGAAGTATTTCAC GTAATGCTCATGAATCCGCAATGGTGCGAGTCGCAAGAAAGTCGTATCGTTTTACAAGAAACTCCTCAATGTTCAGCTATATTCGGAGAGTTTCTCAGGTATTTTTATACCGGCCAGATACGTATCAGTCAATCAACGATTATGGGTATATTAACCCTGGCTGATAAATACAACGTTAAA GATTTAATAGCATTATGTATCGAATACATGTATAGCCATATTGCTGAAGCTGCCGTTCACGGTCAGATCGTCACTTGGTACCAATACGCGTTATCGTTGGCACATTATCAACTATCATCG GATAAACGTTCTCGTGACACAGAAGTATGGAAAGATAAACCGAGCGTTATTTCTAAACCGATCACTAGTCAGTGGGACTTGTTACGAAGA GCGTGCaggaatttcataaaatggaattTCGAGCTTGTAGCCAATACCAAAGATTTCGGAAATTTTCAATCCGACGTTCTTTCCATGTTATTACAACAAAACGATCTAGTTGTTTCGAGTGAAATGGCGTTATATAA CTACGTTGTAAAATGGTTGGATATTCAATACGAACGAATTCTCGACGAAACAGCCAACGAGACGGAAGCTGATAAGCAAATCatgattttgattaatttggTCATGTCGAATATCAGATTCCCGATGATGGATTCCCGCCAATTAGCCGGATTACTCTTATCGTCTCTTGTAATGAAGTATAAAGATTTCTTTATCGAAAAGATGGCCGTAGGAGTGGCGTTCCATAAAGGCGAACGTAACGAGAAAATAGACGAATTGCAATGCTCCGAGAATGGCAAACTATTGTTCACCCCACGTTTATATACTGCCGAGCAGTGGTCTTCGTCCATTGTGATAAATAATTTCTCAGGTCTTCCGTCTTATCATCCTCGTACCTTAGTTTGCACTTCACCGCCAACTCTACGCGAGAATTTATTCGAGCAGACGTGCGAATGG GTAATCGATCTATACCCGAAAGGactatgttttcaaaaatgcttcttAATCGTCTGGCAAGGCACCATCACCATACCCGAAGTGGTCATTACAACCGTTCGAATGTCCATCACCTGCCGAGAACCGCCTGCCAAAGGAAGTTATCTAGTTAAAATAGGCGTCCTAGTATCCGGCATTACGTCAGGGGTCGAGAACGTCGTCGAAGTAGCATACTACATTcgtaaatttagtaaaaatgacaATACGTTTAATATCAACGATCTTTTATCGTATCAAAAACTCAACGACAGATTCAACAACCTGTCTCCGAAATGCGGCGACGCTATTTCCGAAGCACCCTATCTAATCGGAGCTGATCGAGATACGTTAAAATTACAAGTTGTCATCATTCCGCTGTGTTCGGAGCTATCGCAGATCGACGAATCGTATAATTCGTCTTATAAGTAA
- the LOC135838567 gene encoding uncharacterized protein LOC135838567 — MNKAVIIILVSSLSLISMLDAQSSINDAKIHEEDKFTKECNVTNPVTRDPRDLIVWSLLNGARINLTQDEKCNLHCFLQKAKFVDENGNLLGTGLLNYTLKSIPEIAQYSDVLIAQIFQLRRSTKNMDNADKCKKAFINYHQFGRNIFTLAIAKSLPGAENIKKVLEKGEAPAPELQRNVDHYFQSINNVTVPYANFTPTAFTRLAQLVAFKTYTGVCVSCVL; from the exons ATGAACAAAgctgtaattattattttagtaTCGAGTTTATCGTTAATATCGATGCTCGATGCACAATCGTCAATAAACGACGCGAAAATTCACGAAGAAGATAAATTTACCAAGGAATGTAACGTTACAAATCCAGTGACACGAG ATCCTCGCGATTTGATCGTTTGGTCTCTTCTAAATGGAGCTAGAATAAATCTAACTCAAGATGAAAAA tgtAATTTACACTGCTTCCTTCAAAAAGCCAAATTC GTAGATGAAAATGGTAACCTACTGGGCACAGGACTTCTCAACTATACACTCAAGAGTATTCCGGAAATCGCTCAATACAGCGATGTATTAATCGCTCAAATATTCCAGCTCAGAAGATCAACGAAAA ACATGGACAATGCAGACAAATGTAAAAAAGCTTTCATCAACTATCATCAGTTTGGCCG aaatattttcactCTGGCAATAGCGAAGAGTTTACCTGGAGccgaaaatattaaaaaggtTTTAGAGAAAGGCGAAGCACCAGCTCCCGAACTCCAAAGAAACGTTGATCATTATTTTCAGTCGATCAATAATGTAACGGTACCGTACGCGAATTTTACTCCGACAGCATTTACCAGATTAGCACAATTAGTAGCTTTCAAAACATACACAGGTGTTTGTGTATCATGTGTACTTTAA
- the LOC135838563 gene encoding uncharacterized protein LOC135838563 — MKSFLGTLTLIISLTFMLAESDPRSISEEKEIKAFQECNATNPVQRNPSQVIIQGIVTGDVIDLSHEEKCNLYCFLQKVNFFDVNGNIHGQGLVNHTLKEAPVLAKHADIIIIQVYQTIKATKGVQDKCSKAVIAFHQYLHQLYVLSLAESLQEHTDLKSKITNAVNKGQSVPPELEKQVVEYLQVVEGILKAFAKGSVENKVVDIVVQPANQTQTVPANQTQSAVV, encoded by the exons ATGAAGTCATTTTTGGGAACACTGACGCTCATCATTTCGTTAACATTCATGCTCGCTGAATCTGATCCACGATCAATATCAGAAGAAAAGGAAATCAAGGCTTTTCAAGAATGCAATGCAACGAATCCAGTACAAAGAA atccAAGTCAAGTGATTATCCAAGGTATCGTCACTGGTGATGTAATCGACCTCAGCCACGAAGAAAAA tgcaATTTATACTGCTTCCTTCAAAAAGTAAACTTT ttTGATGTAAATGGAAATATACATGGCCAAGGACTAGTCAACCATACACTTAAAGAAGCCCCAGTACTGGCAAAACACGCCGACATAATCATTATTCAAGTATACCAGACTATCAAAGCGACCAAAG GAGTTCAAGATAAATGCTCAAAAGCGGTCATTGCCTTTCATCAATATCTTCA CCAACTTTATGTATTGTCATTAGCCGAAAGCTTACAAGAACACACTGATCTCAAAAGTAAAATCACAAACGCAGTGAATAAAGGTCAATCGGTACCACCTGAACTTGAGAAACAAGTTGTGGAGTATTTGCAAGTGGTCGAAGGCATCCTTAAAGCATTTGCAAAAGGATCTGTAGAGAATAAAGTCGTTGATATTGTGGTACAACCTGCAAATCAGACACAAACAGTGCCCGCAAATCAAACACAATCCGCAGTGGTTTGA